Proteins encoded together in one Gadus chalcogrammus isolate NIFS_2021 chromosome 18, NIFS_Gcha_1.0, whole genome shotgun sequence window:
- the fshr gene encoding follicle-stimulating hormone receptor isoform X1, with the protein MREAAPSMRKMALMTMTVMTVMKGAQSCVVQGSGTVECVGGNITEMPSLSPHTTVTLNISQTHIKGLSLETFTNLSHLSKVWIMKNVMLLKIQDFAFANLPALRIIYISENPVLETIGSNAFSNLSALNEIIITKSKHLKSIHSSAFRGLSELQYLTISNTGLEVFPDFSRILSTTSGFLLVLDENSFLQRVPGNAFRGLCTWTIDEIQLTRNGITEVESDAFNDTRLIRLILTGNHQLSTIHPNAFSGSAGLTLLDVSNTAVRSLPESILEGLETLSAENARQLRTLPPLFGRLRHANLTYHWHCCAFLDSNSTSKWNSFCSQPEAHLPMNRKFYQAHCTKSCNPQPDELNPCTDIMETSPLRVLIWVISLLALLGNATPGQAHRPSFPDVPPGVRGPVHGRVPGRHSDGGHGHAGAVLQPRHCLADGLRLQHRRLLHGVCQRALGLHSDRHHLGALAHHHQRPAPGPQDPAAPRLRRHGGGLGVRPAGRRVAHPGGQQLRQGEHLPADGRGFPAVPGVRGGPAAAQRAGLPGGLRLLPQHLPGGAQALVHAGARRRHRRGAAHGRAHLHRLPVHGAHLLLRHLGRPEAAAHHHVARQAAAGALLPHQLLRQPLPLRLLHAHLPPRLCAAGRALWPLQGAGADLPHRELHLSAARLGLAQEQPRHSVLAGQHQPLAPRTLWSSPPPTCSHRTLDSLANSH; encoded by the exons GAATATCAGCCAGACCCATATCAAAGGATTGTCTCTCGAGACCTTCACAAACCTGAGCCACCTCAGCAAAGt gTGGATCATGAAGAACGTCATGCTGCTGAAGATCCAGGACTTCGCCTTTGCTAACCTCCCAGCGCTCCGGATTAT ATACATCTCTGAGAACCCCGTGTTGGAGACCATCGGCTCCAACGCCTTCTCCAACCTCTCTGCGCTCAACGAGAT AATCATCACCAAGTCGAAGCACCTGAAGAGCATCCACAGCTCCGCCTTCAGAGGCCTGAGCGAGCTGCAGTACCT AACCATCTCAAACACCGGCCTCGAGGTTTTCCCAGACTTCAGCAGAATCCTCTCTACTACATCGGGATTCCTGCT GGTCCTAGACGAGAACAGCTTCCTACAGAGGGTCCCCGGAAACGCCTTCAGGGGTCTCTGCACGTGGACCATCGATGAGAT ACAGCTGACCAGGAACGGCATCACAGAGGTGGAGAGTGACGCCTTCAACGACACCCGGCTGATTCGACT GATTCTGACAGGCAACCACCAGCTCTCCACCATCCACCCCAACGCCTTCTCTGGGTCTGCAGGACTGACGTTACT GGACGTGTCCAACACGGCGGTCCGCTCGCTGCCCGAGTCCATCCTGGAGGGCCTGGAGACGCTGAGCGCGGAGAACGCCCGCCAGCTGCGGACGCTGCCTCCGCTGTTCGGCCGGCTGAGGCACGCCAACCTCACCTATCACTGGCACTGCTGCGCCTTCCTCGACTCCAACAGCAC GTCCAAGTGGAACTCCTTCTGTTCACAGCCGGAGGCCCATCTGCCGATGAACCGGAAGTTCTACCAGGCCCACTGCACCAAGTCCTGCAACCCCCAGCCCGACGAGCTGAACCCCTGCACGGACATCATGGAGACGTCCCCCCTCAGGGTCCTCATCTGGGTCATCTCCCTCCTGGCCCTGCTGGGCAACGCCACG CCGGGCCAAGCTCACCGTCCCTCGTTTCCTGATGTGCCACCTGGCGTTCGCGGACCTGTGCATGGGCGTGTACCTGGTCGTCATAGCGATGGGGGACATGGTCACGCGGGGGCAGTACTTCAACCACGCCATTGCCTGGCAGATGGACTACGGCTGCAACATCGCCGGCTTcttcacg gtgtttgCCAGCGAGCTCTCGGTCTTCACTCTGACCGCCATCACCTTGGAGCGCTGGCACACCATCACCAACGCCCTGCGCCTGGACCGCAAGATCCGGCTGCGCCACGCCTGCGTCGTCATGGCGGCGGGCTGGGTGTTCGCCCTGCTGGCCGCCGCGTTGCCCACCCTGGGGGTCAGCAGCTACGACAAG gtgAGCATCTGCCTGCCGATGGACGTGGATTCCCTGCTGTCCCAGGTGTACGTGgtgggcctgctgctgctcaaCGTGCTGGCCTTCCTGGTGGTCTGCGTCTGCTACCTCAGCATCTACCTGGCGGTGCGCAAGCCCTCGTCCACGCCGGCGCACGCCGCCGACACCGACGTGGCGCAGCGCATGGCCGTGCTCATCTTCACCGACTTCCTGTGCATGGCGCCCATCTCCTTCTTCGCCATCTCGGCCGCCCTGAAGCTGCCGCTCATCACCATGTGGCACGCcaagctgctgctggtgctctTCTACCCCATCAACTCCTGCGCCAACCCCTTCCTCTACGCCTTCTTCACGCGCACCTTCCGCCGCGACTTTGTGCTGCTGGCCGCGCGCTTTGGCCTCTTCAAGGCGCAGGCGCAGATCTACCGCACCGAGAGCTCCACCTGTCAGCAGCCCGCCTGGGCCTCGCCCAAGAGCAGCCACGGCACTCTGTACTCGCTGGCCAACATCAGCCACTAGCCCCCCGGACCCTCTggtcctcccctccacccacctgcAGCCACAGGACGCTGGACTCACTGGCCAACAGTCACTAG
- the fshr gene encoding follicle-stimulating hormone receptor isoform X2: MREAAPSMRKMALMTMTVMTVMKGAQSCVVQGSGTVECVGGNITEMPSLSPHTTVTLNISQTHIKGLSLETFTNLSHLSKVWIMKNVMLLKIQDFAFANLPALRIIYISENPVLETIGSNAFSNLSALNEIIITKSKHLKSIHSSAFRGLSELQYLTISNTGLEVFPDFSRILSTTSGFLLVLDENSFLQRVPGNAFRGLCTWTIDEIQLTRNGITEVESDAFNDTRLIRLILTGNHQLSTIHPNAFSGSAGLTLLDVSNTAVRSLPESILEGLETLSAENARQLRTLPPLFGRLRHANLTYHWHCCAFLDSNSTSKWNSFCSQPEAHLPMNRKFYQAHCTKSCNPQPDELNPCTDIMETSPLRVLIWVISLLALLGNATVLLVLLASRAKLTVPRFLMCHLAFADLCMGVYLVVIAMGDMVTRGQYFNHAIAWQMDYGCNIAGFFTVFASELSVFTLTAITLERWHTITNALRLDRKIRLRHACVVMAAGWVFALLAAALPTLGVSSYDKVSICLPMDVDSLLSQVYVVGLLLLNVLAFLVVCVCYLSIYLAVRKPSSTPAHAADTDVAQRMAVLIFTDFLCMAPISFFAISAALKLPLITMWHAKLLLVLFYPINSCANPFLYAFFTRTFRRDFVLLAARFGLFKAQAQIYRTESSTCQQPAWASPKSSHGTLYSLANISH, encoded by the exons GAATATCAGCCAGACCCATATCAAAGGATTGTCTCTCGAGACCTTCACAAACCTGAGCCACCTCAGCAAAGt gTGGATCATGAAGAACGTCATGCTGCTGAAGATCCAGGACTTCGCCTTTGCTAACCTCCCAGCGCTCCGGATTAT ATACATCTCTGAGAACCCCGTGTTGGAGACCATCGGCTCCAACGCCTTCTCCAACCTCTCTGCGCTCAACGAGAT AATCATCACCAAGTCGAAGCACCTGAAGAGCATCCACAGCTCCGCCTTCAGAGGCCTGAGCGAGCTGCAGTACCT AACCATCTCAAACACCGGCCTCGAGGTTTTCCCAGACTTCAGCAGAATCCTCTCTACTACATCGGGATTCCTGCT GGTCCTAGACGAGAACAGCTTCCTACAGAGGGTCCCCGGAAACGCCTTCAGGGGTCTCTGCACGTGGACCATCGATGAGAT ACAGCTGACCAGGAACGGCATCACAGAGGTGGAGAGTGACGCCTTCAACGACACCCGGCTGATTCGACT GATTCTGACAGGCAACCACCAGCTCTCCACCATCCACCCCAACGCCTTCTCTGGGTCTGCAGGACTGACGTTACT GGACGTGTCCAACACGGCGGTCCGCTCGCTGCCCGAGTCCATCCTGGAGGGCCTGGAGACGCTGAGCGCGGAGAACGCCCGCCAGCTGCGGACGCTGCCTCCGCTGTTCGGCCGGCTGAGGCACGCCAACCTCACCTATCACTGGCACTGCTGCGCCTTCCTCGACTCCAACAGCAC GTCCAAGTGGAACTCCTTCTGTTCACAGCCGGAGGCCCATCTGCCGATGAACCGGAAGTTCTACCAGGCCCACTGCACCAAGTCCTGCAACCCCCAGCCCGACGAGCTGAACCCCTGCACGGACATCATGGAGACGTCCCCCCTCAGGGTCCTCATCTGGGTCATCTCCCTCCTGGCCCTGCTGGGCAACGCCACGGTGCTGCTAGTGCTGCTAg CCAGCCGGGCCAAGCTCACCGTCCCTCGTTTCCTGATGTGCCACCTGGCGTTCGCGGACCTGTGCATGGGCGTGTACCTGGTCGTCATAGCGATGGGGGACATGGTCACGCGGGGGCAGTACTTCAACCACGCCATTGCCTGGCAGATGGACTACGGCTGCAACATCGCCGGCTTcttcacg gtgtttgCCAGCGAGCTCTCGGTCTTCACTCTGACCGCCATCACCTTGGAGCGCTGGCACACCATCACCAACGCCCTGCGCCTGGACCGCAAGATCCGGCTGCGCCACGCCTGCGTCGTCATGGCGGCGGGCTGGGTGTTCGCCCTGCTGGCCGCCGCGTTGCCCACCCTGGGGGTCAGCAGCTACGACAAG gtgAGCATCTGCCTGCCGATGGACGTGGATTCCCTGCTGTCCCAGGTGTACGTGgtgggcctgctgctgctcaaCGTGCTGGCCTTCCTGGTGGTCTGCGTCTGCTACCTCAGCATCTACCTGGCGGTGCGCAAGCCCTCGTCCACGCCGGCGCACGCCGCCGACACCGACGTGGCGCAGCGCATGGCCGTGCTCATCTTCACCGACTTCCTGTGCATGGCGCCCATCTCCTTCTTCGCCATCTCGGCCGCCCTGAAGCTGCCGCTCATCACCATGTGGCACGCcaagctgctgctggtgctctTCTACCCCATCAACTCCTGCGCCAACCCCTTCCTCTACGCCTTCTTCACGCGCACCTTCCGCCGCGACTTTGTGCTGCTGGCCGCGCGCTTTGGCCTCTTCAAGGCGCAGGCGCAGATCTACCGCACCGAGAGCTCCACCTGTCAGCAGCCCGCCTGGGCCTCGCCCAAGAGCAGCCACGGCACTCTGTACTCGCTGGCCAACATCAGCCACTAG
- the fshr gene encoding follicle-stimulating hormone receptor isoform X3: MREAAPSMRKMALMTMTVMTVMKGAQSCVVQGSGTVECVGGNITEMPSLSPHTTVTLNISQTHIKGLSLETFTNLSHLSKVWIMKNVMLLKIQDFAFANLPALRIIYISENPVLETIGSNAFSNLSALNEIIITKSKHLKSIHSSAFRGLSELQYLTISNTGLEVFPDFSRILSTTSGFLLQLTRNGITEVESDAFNDTRLIRLILTGNHQLSTIHPNAFSGSAGLTLLDVSNTAVRSLPESILEGLETLSAENARQLRTLPPLFGRLRHANLTYHWHCCAFLDSNSTSKWNSFCSQPEAHLPMNRKFYQAHCTKSCNPQPDELNPCTDIMETSPLRVLIWVISLLALLGNATPGQAHRPSFPDVPPGVRGPVHGRVPGRHSDGGHGHAGAVLQPRHCLADGLRLQHRRLLHGVCQRALGLHSDRHHLGALAHHHQRPAPGPQDPAAPRLRRHGGGLGVRPAGRRVAHPGGQQLRQGEHLPADGRGFPAVPGVRGGPAAAQRAGLPGGLRLLPQHLPGGAQALVHAGARRRHRRGAAHGRAHLHRLPVHGAHLLLRHLGRPEAAAHHHVARQAAAGALLPHQLLRQPLPLRLLHAHLPPRLCAAGRALWPLQGAGADLPHRELHLSAARLGLAQEQPRHSVLAGQHQPLAPRTLWSSPPPTCSHRTLDSLANSH, translated from the exons GAATATCAGCCAGACCCATATCAAAGGATTGTCTCTCGAGACCTTCACAAACCTGAGCCACCTCAGCAAAGt gTGGATCATGAAGAACGTCATGCTGCTGAAGATCCAGGACTTCGCCTTTGCTAACCTCCCAGCGCTCCGGATTAT ATACATCTCTGAGAACCCCGTGTTGGAGACCATCGGCTCCAACGCCTTCTCCAACCTCTCTGCGCTCAACGAGAT AATCATCACCAAGTCGAAGCACCTGAAGAGCATCCACAGCTCCGCCTTCAGAGGCCTGAGCGAGCTGCAGTACCT AACCATCTCAAACACCGGCCTCGAGGTTTTCCCAGACTTCAGCAGAATCCTCTCTACTACATCGGGATTCCTGCT ACAGCTGACCAGGAACGGCATCACAGAGGTGGAGAGTGACGCCTTCAACGACACCCGGCTGATTCGACT GATTCTGACAGGCAACCACCAGCTCTCCACCATCCACCCCAACGCCTTCTCTGGGTCTGCAGGACTGACGTTACT GGACGTGTCCAACACGGCGGTCCGCTCGCTGCCCGAGTCCATCCTGGAGGGCCTGGAGACGCTGAGCGCGGAGAACGCCCGCCAGCTGCGGACGCTGCCTCCGCTGTTCGGCCGGCTGAGGCACGCCAACCTCACCTATCACTGGCACTGCTGCGCCTTCCTCGACTCCAACAGCAC GTCCAAGTGGAACTCCTTCTGTTCACAGCCGGAGGCCCATCTGCCGATGAACCGGAAGTTCTACCAGGCCCACTGCACCAAGTCCTGCAACCCCCAGCCCGACGAGCTGAACCCCTGCACGGACATCATGGAGACGTCCCCCCTCAGGGTCCTCATCTGGGTCATCTCCCTCCTGGCCCTGCTGGGCAACGCCACG CCGGGCCAAGCTCACCGTCCCTCGTTTCCTGATGTGCCACCTGGCGTTCGCGGACCTGTGCATGGGCGTGTACCTGGTCGTCATAGCGATGGGGGACATGGTCACGCGGGGGCAGTACTTCAACCACGCCATTGCCTGGCAGATGGACTACGGCTGCAACATCGCCGGCTTcttcacg gtgtttgCCAGCGAGCTCTCGGTCTTCACTCTGACCGCCATCACCTTGGAGCGCTGGCACACCATCACCAACGCCCTGCGCCTGGACCGCAAGATCCGGCTGCGCCACGCCTGCGTCGTCATGGCGGCGGGCTGGGTGTTCGCCCTGCTGGCCGCCGCGTTGCCCACCCTGGGGGTCAGCAGCTACGACAAG gtgAGCATCTGCCTGCCGATGGACGTGGATTCCCTGCTGTCCCAGGTGTACGTGgtgggcctgctgctgctcaaCGTGCTGGCCTTCCTGGTGGTCTGCGTCTGCTACCTCAGCATCTACCTGGCGGTGCGCAAGCCCTCGTCCACGCCGGCGCACGCCGCCGACACCGACGTGGCGCAGCGCATGGCCGTGCTCATCTTCACCGACTTCCTGTGCATGGCGCCCATCTCCTTCTTCGCCATCTCGGCCGCCCTGAAGCTGCCGCTCATCACCATGTGGCACGCcaagctgctgctggtgctctTCTACCCCATCAACTCCTGCGCCAACCCCTTCCTCTACGCCTTCTTCACGCGCACCTTCCGCCGCGACTTTGTGCTGCTGGCCGCGCGCTTTGGCCTCTTCAAGGCGCAGGCGCAGATCTACCGCACCGAGAGCTCCACCTGTCAGCAGCCCGCCTGGGCCTCGCCCAAGAGCAGCCACGGCACTCTGTACTCGCTGGCCAACATCAGCCACTAGCCCCCCGGACCCTCTggtcctcccctccacccacctgcAGCCACAGGACGCTGGACTCACTGGCCAACAGTCACTAG
- the fshr gene encoding follicle-stimulating hormone receptor isoform X4 → MREAAPSMRKMALMTMTVMTVMKGAQSCVVQGSGTVECVGGNITEMPSLSPHTTVTLNISQTHIKGLSLETFTNLSHLSKVWIMKNVMLLKIQDFAFANLPALRIIYISENPVLETIGSNAFSNLSALNEIIITKSKHLKSIHSSAFRGLSELQYLTISNTGLEVFPDFSRILSTTSGFLLQLTRNGITEVESDAFNDTRLIRLILTGNHQLSTIHPNAFSGSAGLTLLDVSNTAVRSLPESILEGLETLSAENARQLRTLPPLFGRLRHANLTYHWHCCAFLDSNSTSKWNSFCSQPEAHLPMNRKFYQAHCTKSCNPQPDELNPCTDIMETSPLRVLIWVISLLALLGNATVLLVLLASRAKLTVPRFLMCHLAFADLCMGVYLVVIAMGDMVTRGQYFNHAIAWQMDYGCNIAGFFTVFASELSVFTLTAITLERWHTITNALRLDRKIRLRHACVVMAAGWVFALLAAALPTLGVSSYDKVSICLPMDVDSLLSQVYVVGLLLLNVLAFLVVCVCYLSIYLAVRKPSSTPAHAADTDVAQRMAVLIFTDFLCMAPISFFAISAALKLPLITMWHAKLLLVLFYPINSCANPFLYAFFTRTFRRDFVLLAARFGLFKAQAQIYRTESSTCQQPAWASPKSSHGTLYSLANISH, encoded by the exons GAATATCAGCCAGACCCATATCAAAGGATTGTCTCTCGAGACCTTCACAAACCTGAGCCACCTCAGCAAAGt gTGGATCATGAAGAACGTCATGCTGCTGAAGATCCAGGACTTCGCCTTTGCTAACCTCCCAGCGCTCCGGATTAT ATACATCTCTGAGAACCCCGTGTTGGAGACCATCGGCTCCAACGCCTTCTCCAACCTCTCTGCGCTCAACGAGAT AATCATCACCAAGTCGAAGCACCTGAAGAGCATCCACAGCTCCGCCTTCAGAGGCCTGAGCGAGCTGCAGTACCT AACCATCTCAAACACCGGCCTCGAGGTTTTCCCAGACTTCAGCAGAATCCTCTCTACTACATCGGGATTCCTGCT ACAGCTGACCAGGAACGGCATCACAGAGGTGGAGAGTGACGCCTTCAACGACACCCGGCTGATTCGACT GATTCTGACAGGCAACCACCAGCTCTCCACCATCCACCCCAACGCCTTCTCTGGGTCTGCAGGACTGACGTTACT GGACGTGTCCAACACGGCGGTCCGCTCGCTGCCCGAGTCCATCCTGGAGGGCCTGGAGACGCTGAGCGCGGAGAACGCCCGCCAGCTGCGGACGCTGCCTCCGCTGTTCGGCCGGCTGAGGCACGCCAACCTCACCTATCACTGGCACTGCTGCGCCTTCCTCGACTCCAACAGCAC GTCCAAGTGGAACTCCTTCTGTTCACAGCCGGAGGCCCATCTGCCGATGAACCGGAAGTTCTACCAGGCCCACTGCACCAAGTCCTGCAACCCCCAGCCCGACGAGCTGAACCCCTGCACGGACATCATGGAGACGTCCCCCCTCAGGGTCCTCATCTGGGTCATCTCCCTCCTGGCCCTGCTGGGCAACGCCACGGTGCTGCTAGTGCTGCTAg CCAGCCGGGCCAAGCTCACCGTCCCTCGTTTCCTGATGTGCCACCTGGCGTTCGCGGACCTGTGCATGGGCGTGTACCTGGTCGTCATAGCGATGGGGGACATGGTCACGCGGGGGCAGTACTTCAACCACGCCATTGCCTGGCAGATGGACTACGGCTGCAACATCGCCGGCTTcttcacg gtgtttgCCAGCGAGCTCTCGGTCTTCACTCTGACCGCCATCACCTTGGAGCGCTGGCACACCATCACCAACGCCCTGCGCCTGGACCGCAAGATCCGGCTGCGCCACGCCTGCGTCGTCATGGCGGCGGGCTGGGTGTTCGCCCTGCTGGCCGCCGCGTTGCCCACCCTGGGGGTCAGCAGCTACGACAAG gtgAGCATCTGCCTGCCGATGGACGTGGATTCCCTGCTGTCCCAGGTGTACGTGgtgggcctgctgctgctcaaCGTGCTGGCCTTCCTGGTGGTCTGCGTCTGCTACCTCAGCATCTACCTGGCGGTGCGCAAGCCCTCGTCCACGCCGGCGCACGCCGCCGACACCGACGTGGCGCAGCGCATGGCCGTGCTCATCTTCACCGACTTCCTGTGCATGGCGCCCATCTCCTTCTTCGCCATCTCGGCCGCCCTGAAGCTGCCGCTCATCACCATGTGGCACGCcaagctgctgctggtgctctTCTACCCCATCAACTCCTGCGCCAACCCCTTCCTCTACGCCTTCTTCACGCGCACCTTCCGCCGCGACTTTGTGCTGCTGGCCGCGCGCTTTGGCCTCTTCAAGGCGCAGGCGCAGATCTACCGCACCGAGAGCTCCACCTGTCAGCAGCCCGCCTGGGCCTCGCCCAAGAGCAGCCACGGCACTCTGTACTCGCTGGCCAACATCAGCCACTAG